The following is a genomic window from Globicephala melas chromosome 6, mGloMel1.2, whole genome shotgun sequence.
CCCTcggcccccgcccccccacctctTCCCCCTCGGAGCCCCTTCCGGCCGGAAGCGCCCGGCCGGCAGGGCCGGAAGGGGCTCGAGTGGTCCCGCTACCCTGGGTCACCTTCCCACGGGCTGGCACCCGGGTGCGATCGCCGTCCCGGATACCGGCCGGCGGGACCCGGCGCCCACCCCTCGGGGGGGTCTGGTGCCACGGCCCAGTGACTGGGCCGGTGCTGCCGCGAGCTCCCAGGCCGGCCCCGGGGGCGGTGCCTGGCGGGCTGGTCCCGAGGGCTCCTCCCCTCTCCGCGGGCCCAGTCGCCCTTTGGCAGGGCCAGCTAATCACCGCGGCCCAATGACGTCGAGGCCCTATCCTTCCCGCCCAGGACCCAGAGAGAGGACCGAGGGGGAGACCGTGGCGGCTTTATTGCTGTCGCCACCACCGCAGCAGCGGCAACAGCTCCCCGGCTCCACGGAGACACCAGCTCACCTCAGCTTTCCCCAGAGGCCGGCCCTCCGAGAGAACACCTAACAACAATCCGCGCCCACATCTGGGCTTGGCTGGCCAGATACTTTGTACCAGAAAGCTCGGGAACCGAGACCACCGAGGTCGTGGGGACCCAGAATCCAGGGAATATGAGAACCGGAGTCCCAGCCTCGGAAGAGACCAGCTGTGCCAAAGGGGATCCACAGGCTTATTGCCCTGAAAATACTGGAGGCACTGAGGCTGTGCAGGTTACAGACTGCCAGAACCCTGAAGACAGTCAACCCCAGAATGAGCAGGGCTACAGCAATCCGCAGGACTTTGGGCCGCTGATGGCTTCCTATGAGGGTAAAGCCAAGGGCTACCAGGTGCCTCCCTTTGGCTGGCGCATCTGCCTGGCTCACGAGTTTGCAGAGAAGAGGAAACCTTTTAATGCCAACAATGTCTCGCTAAGCAACCTAATGAAGCATTTGGGCATGGGCTTGAGGTGAGTAGATCCCATTGCCTAGACTACCTTATTATAcctcactttgttccagcagcGGCAGGAAAGGGTGAGAAATAGGTGGATACCTTGTCCTAGTCAGGTGGCCCCCATTCCCAACGTAATTCTTAAGCCCATGGTTTTGGAGGGTGAGACCAGGTCACATCTCTTTGCAACCCCCTTCCTTCCAGTAACTTGTCTTTTTAGCAAGAAGGAGCAGGAGCATTTGGGCCTTGTAGTCATTTAGGCTCCCTCTCACATACACGCTCTTTTCCAGAGATTGCTCTTTGGGATTAGCTGTACTTTGTGACAAGGTAGGAAGGGATACTCTGGCAGCTGTGGTACTGATACAATGTTGTtttctggggagggggtgggattcTCAGCCCCAGATTCTCCTGAGCAGCTGGAGTATTCATTGAACCTTTTTTAGGCACAGCATTTAATAGTCCCAACACCCATCAGCTTCTTTCCTCAAGCTTTGGCTCCAGGGAAAGGGTGAGAGCCTTCCTGCTCTCAACTATAAGGAGAGAGCGATAAGAGGTGCTATTCACTCTATTCCGGAATAGATGGCCCGTTATATAAAAAGCAAAGACCTTTGACCAGAGAGGCACTGCCTTAGGTGTCCCCAGAGCTTAGTAATAATCTTCCAGAGCATTTCCTGGTCTCCCCCTACACAAGGGTGGCAGACACTCCAAGAGCTTATCCTGGGCTGTAGAACTCCTCCAGATTCCTCTAGATCCCCACTGAGTTCAAAGACTAGTGATGGGGCCAAGACCTATTAACAGGAGCAGGTGGATGTGAGAACAGAAAGCATCACCCAGAGGTCATCCTGAGTCAGTCCACACAGTAAAcacagagctggggagggaggcttAAAGTTCAGGAAACCCAGGCCTGGCAACCTCTTAAATAGGGGCTCCTTCTCTTCCACAGTCAGTgctctggggctggggtggggagcccGTGTACCTAGCCCAAGCCCTAGGCAGTGGGAAGGGCCTGTGGCTGCCTGGGTATCTGACTTCTTTGCCAGCTCCCCTGGGTGGCCTGTACCAGACAAAAATAATCCCTCCAGGCTGCTTCTGAAATTGACCCGGCCTAGTTTTGACCCCAAAAGGCTTTGGGTCAAAATAGGATCTAGGGCTGGGGTACTGAGAGCagcacattggggtgcatgtggtGGGGACGTGGAGGTCAAGAACCCATCTGTAGGCATCCTACCCCCCAGTCCCTAAGTATGAGCCGAATCACAGAGGCCTGAAGCTGTGTTCAGCCCCCTGGACTTGGCTCTGCATCCCAGGACAGGGTGGGGATCACTGACACAGGGGTTTTGGAATGAGATGAGGTCCTGCATTGAGGAGAAAGCAGGGGTGAGACAAGCAAGAATTCTGAATGATTATTCTTAAGTGGGGGCTGAAATTATGGAAAAGGCCAAATAGGTCAGGAATGGCCAGCAGCTAAGTGGAGTGAGAGAAAGGTGGGCTCTGAGAGGGAGCTGAACTGGGGGTAGGTACTGTGATTAGGAGCTCCAGCAAGACAGAGTTCTCTTCGCCTTGGAGCGGTAAGAACTCAATTTTGGTTGCTCTCCCTTTCAGCCAGaatccattcattcagtaaatatgtattgagtgcttGTTCTGCGCCTGATACTCCTTTGTTCTGCCTATCTCCATATCTTGCATTTCTCCCTCACTGCCCTAATCCGCGCtgtgccctccctcccttcaccaATCCTTTGTGGCCTCCAGTTTCAAAGTCCAGTTTCCTCTAAGCTGGCAAAGAAGATCTGCCTTCCAATCATCCCATCCTtcgtcttccctccctctcctctcaccCCCAAAATGTACCCTCCCTGTTCTTTAGTCAGATTTTCCCTCCCCTTGCTCCTGTCCCTGTTCATTTCTCTTATGCTCCATTGTCTGTACATACGTTCTTTGTAAATTCAGCAAATAGTTACTGACTGCAGACCATGTGCCCTGCCCTGTGCTTGAAGCTGTGGGTAATAATCAACTAGTCTTTGTCACTGTCCCTTTCCCCAAGAAACTTAAAAGTATGTCAGACTCACATGAGGAACACTAAAATAACAGGACAGTGTCTTACTGGGAGTTGAGACAGTGTATGCACAGATATTCCACTTTGTGGCTTTCCTATCTACTGTGCCATTTGCCCTTCCAACCATTCCTTGAGGTAGGAAGGGCAATAggtatccccattttgtagatgaggaaagtaaGCCTCAGCGGGGTTACCCAATTACATGGTTACAAGTGGTGTGCTTGAACAATGTGTATAAACTAGCTGGTGAGGGAGAAGAGTGGAATTGGAAGAGAGTTTGGCAGGGCAGGGGTTGCTTAATGAGGACCCACTCTGAATGGGAATTTGTAGGAAGGAAGATTAGAAAATAGACTTGAGAGAGATGTCAAAGCCTTGAATCCCAAACAGAATCTTTTGCCTATTGGATACAGAGCTGTGATAAGACCAGGAAAATGTTGGGGTTTTTAGAACGCTTTACTGGGATATTATGAGAGAGCAAAATTAGAAAGCTTATAGTTTAAATGCtgaacttaaaagaaaaagaaaaaaaaaaagaaaaagacttaaaaGGAAATGCCCCCAAATGTAAACACTGGTTGTATATAGGTGGGATTTTTTTCACCTTCCACCTAGTGCATTCTCCAAATTTTCACCTTTCATaatcaggaagaaaaatcatcattttaaaaagaagaaagttatcGCAGCAGCCTATGCCTGTATGTGGGGTGGGAGTGATTATAAATCAGGAAACCATAACTGGAAAGTTCCTGGAGTAAATTAAAGCAGTGGTGGTGGAGTTAGTGGTGTGAAAAGATCAGAAAGTTCCTTCTAAGGAGAGTAGAGAGGAGAAACAAAGACAGTCACATACTGTGACCTGGGGTGACTGGGAAGATGAGAGGACCTTGAATTGTAGAGATGTTGAGAGTAGGAGAGGTTTGGAAGTGAAGGCGATGGGTCCTCGGGACATTTAATGGGAAGTCACAGCTGGGTGTCCAAAGAGAGGCCGGTGACTGCCGCCCGCCGCCCCTCCACTCACACTGCCCCTTGCTCCTTAGGTACTTGCAGTGGTGGTACCGGAAGACCCAGGTGGAGAAGAAGACACCTTTCATCGACCTCATCAACTCTGTGCCCCTGAGACAGATCTATGGTGAGCCTCACTCCAGCTCTCCCCAGTCACAGAGGGCCCAGCGTCCAGGCCTACTGCAGAGCTAGGCAAAGAGGCTTTCAGCTTATTTAAGTTGCTCTGACCCATCCCCTAgggttttttccccagctttattgagatataactaacatataacattgtgtaagtttaaaatgtacaatgtgTCGATTTGATATCCCCATGGTGTTTAGAGGAATCCATCTTTATAGTCTAGAAAGTGAGAAATGGGCTCGTTTTCCTCTCCCATGCCCCACTAACCATCCTGATTCTTTCTCTAGGTTGTCCCTTGGGTGGCATTGGGGGAGGCACTATCACCCGAGGCTGGAGAGGCCAGTTCTGTCGTTGGCAGCTTAATCCTGGAATGTACCAGCACCAAACAGTCATTGCTGATCAAGTAAGAGccaggaggtggaggagaggtCCAGGCAGTACTTCCCAGGCCAGGAAGGGTCTCTTTGCTAGTGTAGGATGTGGCATTTAGAGATGTACATGATTCAGTCCAGTAAGTACTTTCAGGATGCtttctgtgtgcccagccctgtgctagGATGTACTATAGGAACGAGACACTCAGAGCACACAtttcctgaaagaaaaaaggTACCCCTGTGCCCTTCATTTTTCTAGTAAATGCCTCCTACCTACTTTGCTGCCCCAGTTCCACTAGCTGAGCCAGTACCCAGCCACAGAGAGTCAGAGAATTCCAGGATCACTTAACCTGGTTGAAAGATCAGAAGGGAAAACAAACCAACAGTCTACAAATGCACAGGAGGACAGGATGCAGAGCGCCCACTGCTCGCCCTGATTTGCCAGGCTTCAGCCAGAGGCCAGCTTCTCTGCTGGTGGTCACTCCTCTGGAGGTCTCTCTGGCTGggggccagggaagcccctctcccagGCATAGATCTCCAGACTTCTTCCCTTTTCTGAAGCTTCACTTCTTTTCGCTGTGTTCCTTCATCAAGGAGTGATGAAGGCCTTTGATTGCCAGAGGCATGTGGTCCACCTTTCATCATATCTCTCTAGTGCCCTCCCATGTTGAGTTGTCCACCAAGTTCCTATTTCCTGTCTGAGGGAGGCCTCCAGCTTTCAGCTTATCTTCAAAGGAGAAATGACTAGCAGACCTTGAGTCCTGTTAATGATAATGCCCTTCCTAGTTCAGGTTTACCAGCCTTGCCCAATGGCCCAGGCTTCCTCTGTGGCTCATCCCTGAGGTATCCCGGGGGAATGTCTTCCAGCCTTGTGACTCTtttgtataatatttaatatttaaagacaGTCCTACAAGGGAAGTACCATTATTAggcccattttacacatgaggaaactaagattcaAAGAGATTTAGtaacgtgcccaaggtcacatggttaGTAAATGGAAGCACAGGAATTCAGAACCAGTTTTCTCTGCGGTTAAAAGCCTGTGGTCTTAACCATTACCTACTATTCcaacaacataaaaaaattatttgatatatacattaaatataacaGGCATATATACATTAAAGATATCAGGCATACTTTGAACCAAGGAAGAGATATTAATCCCTCATAGCCCTCCTTCCAGAGGAGTCAGGGAGTCAGAATGTGAGCACATTATAACATGCTAGACTAGAGGGGTAGGGGGACACACAGCAGAATGACTCACTGCTTGAGGAGAGGAGATGGCATTTGACCTAGGCCTTGAAGGATGAGGGGTTTTACCAAATGGAGCATGAACATGAGCAAAAGCGTGGAGGAGGAAATGTAGTGCTCTCAGGGAACAGTATTTGATATGAGCAGAATATAAGGGCTCGAACAGGTAATGAGTCTGATGGgcggggagaggccacatcaaGAAGGACCCTGAAAGCCAGGTAGATGAGTTTAGACTTTAGCCTGAGGGCCACGGGGAGTCACTGAAACATTATAAACACAGACTAACATATCTTGATTTCTCTGTAAGAAAGGTCAGTCTGAAATCCAAATTTCAGAAGAGGCAGAAGAGTAAAAGCAGAGATGGTGAGGGCCTGGCTTAGGGCACTAAGACCACATTAGTGAAGGGAGATAGATGGGGGAGGCACGACTCGGTGGTCACTCCGAGCCTGGGGGGGAAGGCCTGGGGGATGAGTGAGGCTGTGGTGCGTTGGTCGCCACTGCGGGCTCTGGCAGGGCAGGAGCTACTCTGAGGAGAGGGAGACTTGTTTGAGGTACCTGTGGGTTACCCCGTTCCAGCCCATGTACCTTCTTGGTTTAGTTCACAGTGTGTTTGCGCCGGAAAGGGCAGACTGTGTACCAGCAAGTCCTGTCTGTGGAGCGCCCGAGTGTCCTGCAGAGCTGGAACTGGGGCCTGTGTGGGTACTTTGCATTCTACCACGCCCTGTATCCCCGAGCCTGGACTGTCTATCAGCTTCCTGGCCAAAATGTCACCCTCACCTGCCGCCAGATCACACCCATCTTGCCCCACGACTACCAGGTGAGGCTCCCCTTCTGTGTTTCCTCCATTGCTCTCCCTTCCCCAGGATCTGTCTCTCCTGGAAGTTCCATGACCTATGCAAGAGAGGGTGGAGAGTGAACATCATGCTGGTTTCCCAGGACCACCGCCCAATTGGTCTTCTGTCTCCTGGCAGACAGCCTGCCAGGCAATATGGGGAGATGCAAGTGGAAGATAGAGTATATTTCCGGGTATTTGAGTCAGATCATCGGTGCCAAGGACTGATCCTGGGGAGTGGGGCCAGAAGGGATACGCTGGGACCATCTGAGTCTGATCTTCTGCTCCCAGGACAGCAGCCTGCCTGTAGGAGTCTTTGTGTGGGATGTGGAAAATGAAGGGGATGAAGCCCTGGACGTGTCCATCATGTTCTCCATGCGGAATGGACTGGGGGGTGAAGACGATGCCCCGGGGGGGTTGTGGAATGAGCCCTTCTGTCTGGAGCGTGATGGGGAGACTGTACAGGGGCTGCTTCTGCATCATCCAACCCCTCCAAATCCCTACACGATGGCTGTGGCTGCACGACTCACGGTATGGAGGAGGCTGCCCCATACCATAGCCTCTGAACCCCTACTCTCAGCCTGGCCCTAGCCCAGCCCCCATGCCACCATGGTCTcttcacttcctcacctcctgAGTCCCACCCTCACCACCCTAGCCTCTGGAACTTGGAGGCGGGAATATATTCAGGGGAGTTAGTCAGGAGCCAGCGTACCTGTGGAGTTTCTCCTCACAGAGTCTTTGGCCCCTTAACAGGCAGATACCATGGTAACCCACCTCACAGCCTTTGACCCTGACAGCACTGGGCAGCAGGTGTGGCAGGATCTACTTCAGGATGGACAGCTGGACTCCCTCGCTGGTAATGGGGGGTCTAACAGGGAGGTGGTGGGAAGAGAGGTTGTCCCTGTCttgggagcaggggtgggaggcCTGGTAATAAGCAGGCTTTAGTCCCATGTTAGGGACCCCTGCGGCTGAAGGGGGTGCCTGTGCTGATTCATCTTGCGCTTCTCTCAGGCCAAAGCCTCCCCTCGCAGAAAGGAGTAGGCATCGCTGGGGCAGTGTGTGTTATGGGCAAGCTGCCACCTCGAGGCCAGTGCCGCTTGGAGTTCTCACTGGCTTGGGACATGCCCAGAATCATGTTTGGAGCAAAGGGCCAGGTCTACTACAGGTGATGGGAATGAGAGCGCACAGGGTCCGTGGTGCTGGGGCTCTGAGCTGGAGCCCACATTCTCatccctcccctttctctccaccCCAGGCGATACACAAGGTTCTTTGGCCCAGATGGTGATGCAGCACCCACCCTTAGCCACTATGCACTGTGCAGATACGCAGACTGGGAAGAGAGGATCTCGGCTTGGCAGAGCCCGGTATTGGATGACAGGTGCCAACGGGGCCCATCTCTTGCCTTTCTCCCAGGCACTCACACCTCAACTGGGACTCCTTGATTCAGTCTCCACCCACCAAAGTCAGCAGAGTTGGGCTGGGATTCACTTGGGACCCCTACTCTGCTGAACCCCAGAATCCGTCCTTTCCTGGGAGGTCCACACTCACTGGACTGTTCCCTCCTCCTGACTCCCCAGATCCTTGCCTGCCTGGTACAAATCTGCGCTGTTCAATGAACTATACTTCCTGGCTGATGGGGGCACAGTATGGCTGGAAGTTCCTGAGGACTGCCTACGAGAGGAGCCGGTGGGGAGCATGTGTCAGCTCCGCCCCCTCCTACGAGAGTATGGTCGATTCGGCTACCTTGAAGGTATGGGCCGCTGGTGTACGCAGTATGGCAGGCCATATCCATGAGGCCAGTTGGTGCCCTGCCCCCAGGCGGGATGATGGGTTTTGCCTATCCCAGGGTACTGGTTGGGATGAGGGGTAAGTGTCAGGTATGGAGTGTGACAGTGCCCCACCCCCAATGCTAGAGGAGCAGCTAGGCAGGGCAGTATGAAGGATCAGCAGGAATCCTGGCAACAGTGTGTCTCCTTCATTTCTCCAGGCCAGGAATATCGCATGTACAACACATATGATGTCCACTTTTACGCTTCCTTTGCCCTCGTCATGCTCTGGCCCAAACTCGAGCTCAGCCTGCAGTATGACATGGGTGAGGGTCCCTTTTGTGCCTCTTCCGCCCTCTTAGCTCCCCACGCCCCTGAACCTTTGTGGTCCCTCACACTGCCTCTTCGACCCAAACATAATGTGGATCCTGCGTATTGGTTCCCCTCTGGAGTCATACACACACAGTTCTGTGCCCTACCCCAAGCCTACCCATTCCCTGCCCCGCGCCCCCCGCTTGTGTATCTGCTCCCCCAGCTCTGGCCACTCTCAGGGAGGATCTGGCACAGCAACAGTACCTGATGAGTGGGATAATAGCACCTGTGAAAAGGAGGAACGTCGTGCCTCATGATGTTGGGGATCCAGG
Proteins encoded in this region:
- the GBA2 gene encoding non-lysosomal glucosylceramidase isoform X1, whose translation is MAAPESDLEGNKGYQRTQREDRGGDRGGFIAVATTAAAATAPRLHGDTSSPQLSPEAGPPREHLTTIRAHIWAWLARYFVPESSGTETTEVVGTQNPGNMRTGVPASEETSCAKGDPQAYCPENTGGTEAVQVTDCQNPEDSQPQNEQGYSNPQDFGPLMASYEGKAKGYQVPPFGWRICLAHEFAEKRKPFNANNVSLSNLMKHLGMGLRYLQWWYRKTQVEKKTPFIDLINSVPLRQIYGCPLGGIGGGTITRGWRGQFCRWQLNPGMYQHQTVIADQFTVCLRRKGQTVYQQVLSVERPSVLQSWNWGLCGYFAFYHALYPRAWTVYQLPGQNVTLTCRQITPILPHDYQDSSLPVGVFVWDVENEGDEALDVSIMFSMRNGLGGEDDAPGGLWNEPFCLERDGETVQGLLLHHPTPPNPYTMAVAARLTADTMVTHLTAFDPDSTGQQVWQDLLQDGQLDSLAGQSLPSQKGVGIAGAVCVMGKLPPRGQCRLEFSLAWDMPRIMFGAKGQVYYRRYTRFFGPDGDAAPTLSHYALCRYADWEERISAWQSPVLDDRSLPAWYKSALFNELYFLADGGTVWLEVPEDCLREEPVGSMCQLRPLLREYGRFGYLEGQEYRMYNTYDVHFYASFALVMLWPKLELSLQYDMALATLREDLAQQQYLMSGIIAPVKRRNVVPHDVGDPDDEPWLRVNAYVVHDTADWKDLNLKFVLQVYRDYYLTGDHCFLRDMWPVCLAVMESEMKFDKDQDGLIENGGYADQTYDGWVTTGPSAYCGGLWLAAVAVMVKMAALCGAQEVQDKFSSILSRGQEAYERLLWNGRYYNYDCSSQPQSYSIMSDQCAGQWFLRASGLGEGDSEVFPTPHVVRALQTVFEFNVQGFAGGAMGAVNGMQPHGVPDRSSVQSDEVWVGVVYGLAATMIQEGLTWEGFRTAEGCYRTVWERLGLAFQTPEAYCQQQVFRSLAYMRPLSIWAMQLALQQQQHKKAPGPIAKQDTGLSTRPKLGPKEAVANPSPECAS
- the GBA2 gene encoding non-lysosomal glucosylceramidase isoform X2, with the translated sequence MAAPESDLEGNKGYQRTQREDRGGDRGGFIAVATTAAAATAPRLHGDTSSPQLSPEAGPPREHLTTIRAHIWAWLARYFVPESSGTETTEVVGTQNPGNMRTGVPASEETSCAKGDPQAYCPENTGGTEAVQVTDCQNPEDSQPQNEQGYSNPQDFGPLMASYEGKAKGYQVPPFGWRICLAHEFAEKRKPFNANNVSLSNLMKHLGMGLRYLQWWYRKTQVEKKTPFIDLINSVPLRQIYGCPLGGIGGGTITRGWRGQFCRWQLNPGMYQHQTVIADQFTVCLRRKGQTVYQQVLSVERPSVLQSWNWGLCGYFAFYHALYPRAWTVYQLPGQNVTLTCRQITPILPHDYQADTMVTHLTAFDPDSTGQQVWQDLLQDGQLDSLAGQSLPSQKGVGIAGAVCVMGKLPPRGQCRLEFSLAWDMPRIMFGAKGQVYYRRYTRFFGPDGDAAPTLSHYALCRYADWEERISAWQSPVLDDRSLPAWYKSALFNELYFLADGGTVWLEVPEDCLREEPVGSMCQLRPLLREYGRFGYLEGQEYRMYNTYDVHFYASFALVMLWPKLELSLQYDMALATLREDLAQQQYLMSGIIAPVKRRNVVPHDVGDPDDEPWLRVNAYVVHDTADWKDLNLKFVLQVYRDYYLTGDHCFLRDMWPVCLAVMESEMKFDKDQDGLIENGGYADQTYDGWVTTGPSAYCGGLWLAAVAVMVKMAALCGAQEVQDKFSSILSRGQEAYERLLWNGRYYNYDCSSQPQSYSIMSDQCAGQWFLRASGLGEGDSEVFPTPHVVRALQTVFEFNVQGFAGGAMGAVNGMQPHGVPDRSSVQSDEVWVGVVYGLAATMIQEGLTWEGFRTAEGCYRTVWERLGLAFQTPEAYCQQQVFRSLAYMRPLSIWAMQLALQQQQHKKAPGPIAKQDTGLSTRPKLGPKEAVANPSPECAS
- the GBA2 gene encoding non-lysosomal glucosylceramidase isoform X3, which translates into the protein MAAPESDLEGNKGYQRTQREDRGGDRGGFIAVATTAAAATAPRLHGDTSSPQLSPEAGPPREHLTTIRAHIWAWLARYFVPESSGTETTEVVGTQNPGNMRTGVPASEETSCAKGDPQAYCPENTGGTEAVQVTDCQNPEDSQPQNEQGYSNPQDFGPLMASYEGKAKGYQVPPFGWRICLAHEFAEKRKPFNANNVSLSNLMKHLGMGLRYLQWWYRKTQVEKKTPFIDLINSVPLRQIYGCPLGGIGGGTITRGWRGQFCRWQLNPGMYQHQTVIADQFTVCLRRKGQTVYQQVLSVERPSVLQSWNWGLCGYFAFYHALYPRAWTVYQLPGQNVTLTCRQITPILPHDYQDSSLPVGVFVWDVENEGDEALDVSIMFSMRNGLGGEDDAPGGLWNEPFCLERDGETVQGLLLHHPTPPNPYTMAVAARLTADTMVTHLTAFDPDSTGQQVWQDLLQDGQLDSLAGQSLPSQKGVGIAGAVCVMGKLPPRGQCRLEFSLAWDMPRIMFGAKGQVYYRRYTRFFGPDGDAAPTLSHYALCRYADWEERISAWQSPVLDDRSLPAWYKSALFNELYFLADGGTVWLEVPEDCLREEPVGSMCQLRPLLREYGRFGYLEGQEYRMYNTYDVHFYASFALVMLWPKLELSLQYDMALATLREDLAQQQYLMSGIIAPVKRRNVVPHDVGDPDDEPWLRVNAYVVHDTADWKDLNLKFVLQVYRDYYLTGDHCFLRDMWPVCLAVMESEMKFDKDQDGLIENGGYADQTYDGWVTTGPSAYCGGLWLAAVAVMVKMAALCGAQEVQDKFSSILSRGQEAYERLLWNGRYYNYDCSSQPQSYSIMSDQCAGQWFLRASGLGEGDSEVRD